The segment ACCTTCACCTCGTCTGCTATGGTGCGGCAGAACTCGGCAATTTCCCTGAACCTGGACTCTGACTGCGTTGTCTGCGCCACTATGCCGATTTTCTTTTTTCTTCCAATGGCTTTGAGCCCCTCGACCCCGGCAACGACCACTATATCCGCGCTCGCGCCGTAGCTTACCATGCCCTGGACCTCGGGGTGCTCCTTTTCGCCAACAACCACCACAAAATAACCGTCCGCAGTCAACTCGGAGACAAGCTCGTGGGTCTTCTTGACGAACGGGCACGTGGCGTCCACGATATTTAGCCCTTTTCTCTTTGCCTCGTTTATCTCCTCGTACTTAACGCCGTGCGACCTGATTATGACCGTGCCGCCCTTTATGTCGTCGAGCGAGTCCTTGGCAGTTATGTTAGCCGTTTTCTCGAGCGTTTCAACGACCTGAGGGTTGTGTATGATGGGCCCAAGCGTATGTATGTCGCCGCCCTTATTGGAGTCGGCGGAGGCAACCGCTATATTTATCGCCCTCTTGACTCCGAAGCAGAACCCGGCCGATTTGGCTATGTATATTTCCATGGTCATTTTTTCTTCTCTACCACTTCGATTATCCTTGCAACAACATCATCGAATCCCATGCCGCTTGTGTCTATATTCACGGCGTCATCCGCCTTTTGAAGCGGCGAGTTCTTTCTCGATGAATCCCTCTCGTCACGCTTTGAGATATCGCATGCCACCTTGCCGATATCCTGCCCCTTCGAGAGCCCGAGCTCGTCAAGCTGGCCAAGCCGCCTCTTTGCCCTGACATCGCCCGAGGCGTCGATAAAGAACTTGAAATCCGCCGAGTCCTTCAATACGACCGTTCCGATGTCTCTACCTTCCATCACAACGCCATGCTTCGCGGCAATGGATTTCTGAAGCCCAACAAGACGCTCTCTTACCGCCTTCTTCGATGAATAGCGCGAGGCAAGCTCCCCTGCCTTCTCCGTTCGTATGACGCCGGTATAGTCCTTGCCGTTTACAGATACTTTGAGGCCGTCCTCGGACAAAACAACATCGGCCTGTCCTGCGTATTCAGAAAGCGCCGCTTCATTATCCGCAGCCACCCCGTTTTCATCTGCTGACACGGCAAAGGCCCTGTACATCGCCCCTGTGTCCACGTACCTTAAGCCGAGCTTCTTTGCAACCGCCTTACTTACACTGGACTTACCTGAACCGGACGGGCCGTCAATTGCTATACGCAGTTCTTTTTTCAGGCCGAGGCCTCCTTTAGTATTTCGAAAAACGACGGGAACGATACGTCCACGCACGCAGGGTCTTCTATGTCTATGCCGTCCTTCGAATTAAGCGCGGCTATGGCAAAGGCCATTGCTATCCTGTGATCACCACGGCTATGAATTTTACCGCCTCTCACTGTAGCGCCACCACTACCCTTTATGACTATGCCGTCCTTTAGCTCCTCTGCATCTACGCCTATTGCAGTAAGAGATTCCTTCATGACCGTAATCCTGTCGCTCTCCTTTACCCTTAGCTCTTCAGCGCCGGTTATCTTAGTAGAACCTTCTGCAAAAGCAGCCGCTATGTTTATAATCGGGAACTCGTCTATTGCAGGCAAAAGCTCATCCCCGTTTATGTCGACACCATTTAGCTTCGACGTTCTTACAAGAAGATCCCCTGTGGGCTCGTCGTCGTCGTTCATGTTAACCACTTCGATAGCCCCGTTCATTTTTAAAAGGATGTCTATAATGCCGCGCCTGGTGGGGTTTAAGCCGACATTTTTAATCAGCAGCTCGGAGCCGGGCGTAATCATGGCTCCTACGATAAAGAACGCGGCAGAGGAAATATCTCCTGGCACTTTTATGTCAGCGGCCTTTAGCGAAGCCGCTCTCTTAACCGTTGCCTTGTTGCCGTCTACCCTTATATCAACGCCAAACTTCTTGAACATGCGCTCGGTATGGTCTCTGCTCTTTGCAGGTTCTTCTACCGAGGTCTCGCCCTCTGCAAAAAGCCCGGCAAGGAGTATAGAGGACTTTACCTGCGCGCTAGCGATTTTACTTTTATACGCAATGCCTTTTAAGGCCTTGCCCTTCACTGTCATGGGCAAAAGCTTATCGTCAAGCGCGCTTATATCAGCGCCCATCATTCTTAGCGGCTCTATTACGCGCTTCATAGGGCGCTTTCTTAGAGAATCATCTCCGTCTATTACCGACGTAAACGATTGTGCCGCAAGTATGCCTGTTAAGAGCCTTGCCGTGGTGCCGGAATTGCCCGCATCTATTACGCCAGATGGGGCCTTTAAGCCGTTTAACCCAACGCCGTGCACGATGAGGCGCGACTTTGACGGGCTCTCTATCTTGACGCCCATTGCCCTGAAAGCGCCGGCTGTGTGCAGGTTATCGTCGCCTTCGAGAAAGTTCGTTACCTCGGTAGTGCCGTCCGCAATGGAACCCAGCATAACGGCCCTGTGCGAGATGGACTTATCGCCGGGAACCTCGATAGAGCCGGAAAGAGATTTTATTGGATTTATTTTTCTTATCTTCAACAATACACCAACCGATATATTAATTATGACCCCTGAATTCTTTCGGCAGACGCGGCCTGTTCCTTACCTTTATTGGCATAAACCAGGTTAATAACGACCAAGGCCAGCACCAACACTGCGTTCAAAACAAGGAAAAAATCTAACGCGCCGCCGTATATCTTTCCCCCGCTTCGCGCTCCGGTAAACTTCATAAGCGCAAGCATCGAATATGGAAATAGGAATATGATAACAACTTGGCAAAAAAGCCACGGCGAAAATCTTTTACGCCACTGCCTGATTATAACCGTAATAAAAAAAACGAAATATAACAGATAAAAACAGACTTCCCACCAGGCAGGGTTGCCACGGCCCGAAAACACAAAATATACCACTAAAGCAAACAACCCCAACGCAATAAAACCAAAAACGCCGTACATGAATACGGCAATGCCGCTTAATATCCTATCGGGTTTGGTTAATGCCGCGTCCTCGTTCATCTTCACGCATACCGTTACATACTGCAGAGAGCTTAGGCCATAACCTGCCGTTTAAATTGATATTTTTTTAGTATAGCATACTAACATATTGAATTTCCAGAGTTTTTTAGAATACAAAAAACTCTCAAAAATACGCGTTACGCTGAATATGTCTATAGTCTAAAAACGCAACAACAAGGCTGGGTTAGAGAATAAAATTAAGGAACGATATTACCTATTTTTTAAGCGCGTCGCGTATGTCCTTGGCCCTCTGAAAGTCTGCCTTTATGGCATCGTACTCCCCTTTGGAGATATGACCCTTTATATTTGTAAGCACGCGCTCGAACTTTTCTATGGTCGAGAGAATGGCTGCTTTATTCATGTCGCAGATATCGGCCCACATCTCGGGCGAGCTTGACGCGATACGCGTAAAGTCCTTAAAGCCTCCGGCAGTGTATTTTAGAATGTCGTGGTCCTTGATTTCCTCGTCAATGTCCTCTATAGCATTGACAAGCGAATAGGCTATTACGTGCGGAAGATGGCTTATGGCAGCAAGCGCGATGTCGTGTGTTTTCGCATCCATTATAACGACCTCCGAGCCCGCAGCCTCCCAGAGCGCCCTTACCTTCTGAAGCGCTTCTTTGTCGGTCTTGTCCGTGGGGGTCAGGATGCATTTACGCTTTACGTAAAGGTCTCGCACCGCAAACTCTGCTCCCGAGTTCTCGGTGCCCGCAATCGGGTGCGCTGCGACAAAATGCGCGCCCTTCGGCATCAAAGGCTCGACCGCCTTCACAACCTCTTCCTTGACGCTTCCAACGTCCGTGACGATAGCGCCTGGCTTCAAATTTCTGGCAAATGAAGAAACAATCGAGGCAATGCTTTTGACAGGAACGCAGACAACTACAAGGTCTGCGTCTTTTACGCCCTCGTTTACGTCATGGGTATAGGAATCGATAAGCCCCATGGACACGGCGGTCTTTAGGTTCTTCTCACCCCTGCCCACGCCGACTATGGTGCCGGCAAGCTTCTTATCCTTTAGCGTATAGCAGAGCGAGCCGCCGATCAGCCCTACCCCTATTATGGCAACCTTTTTAAAAAAGGGTTCCATCAGCCGAGAGCCCCGCCGCTCTTAGAGCGTCCTTCCGATTGCCTTGGCAATTGCGCGAAGCTCGTTCATGAGCACGTCGAACTTCTTGGGCTTTAACGACTGCGCTCCGTCGCATAGCGCGTTCTCGGGGTCAGAGTGGACTTCTATCAAAAGCCCGTCCGCGCCGATAGCGACCGCTGCCTTTGAGAGCGCGGAAACAAAGTTCCATTTTCCTGCCGCGTGGCTCGGGTCTATGAACACGGGTAGATGCGTCTCCTCTTTAAGAACCGGCACGGCGCTAAAGTCGAGCGTGTTCCTTAGCGCTGTTTCGAAGGTCCTTATGCCTCTTTCGCAGAATATGATATTGGAATTGCCCTGCGAAGCAACGTACTCAGCGCTCATCAGGAGCTCTGCGATGGTGTTTGCAAGGCCGCGCTTAAGTAGCACGGGCTTCCCTGCCTTGCCTGCCTCCAGCAGAAGGCGGAAGTTCTGCATATTCCTCGCGCCTATTTGAATGATGTCGACATACTTGCAAAGTAGGTCGATGTCTCTTGGGTCCATAAGTTCGCTAACGAGCGGCAGCCCGGTTGCCTTCTTTGCCTCTGCCATGAGCTTAAGGCCATCTTCGCCAAGCCCCTGGAATGTGTAAGGAGACGTTCTCGGCTTGAATGCGCCGCCGCGAAGCATCGTCGCGCCGCTCTTCTTCACCTTCTCTGCGCAGTCGAGCATAAGCTCTCTTGTCTC is part of the Deltaproteobacteria bacterium genome and harbors:
- the cmk gene encoding (d)CMP kinase, which produces MRGRIVPVVFRNTKGGLGLKKELRIAIDGPSGSGKSSVSKAVAKKLGLRYVDTGAMYRAFAVSADENGVAADNEAALSEYAGQADVVLSEDGLKVSVNGKDYTGVIRTEKAGELASRYSSKKAVRERLVGLQKSIAAKHGVVMEGRDIGTVVLKDSADFKFFIDASGDVRAKRRLGQLDELGLSKGQDIGKVACDISKRDERDSSRKNSPLQKADDAVNIDTSGMGFDDVVARIIEVVEKKK
- the aroA gene encoding 3-phosphoshikimate 1-carboxyvinyltransferase; the protein is MKIRKINPIKSLSGSIEVPGDKSISHRAVMLGSIADGTTEVTNFLEGDDNLHTAGAFRAMGVKIESPSKSRLIVHGVGLNGLKAPSGVIDAGNSGTTARLLTGILAAQSFTSVIDGDDSLRKRPMKRVIEPLRMMGADISALDDKLLPMTVKGKALKGIAYKSKIASAQVKSSILLAGLFAEGETSVEEPAKSRDHTERMFKKFGVDIRVDGNKATVKRAASLKAADIKVPGDISSAAFFIVGAMITPGSELLIKNVGLNPTRRGIIDILLKMNGAIEVVNMNDDDEPTGDLLVRTSKLNGVDINGDELLPAIDEFPIINIAAAFAEGSTKITGAEELRVKESDRITVMKESLTAIGVDAEELKDGIVIKGSGGATVRGGKIHSRGDHRIAMAFAIAALNSKDGIDIEDPACVDVSFPSFFEILKEASA
- a CDS encoding prephenate dehydrogenase/arogenate dehydrogenase family protein, with the translated sequence MEPFFKKVAIIGVGLIGGSLCYTLKDKKLAGTIVGVGRGEKNLKTAVSMGLIDSYTHDVNEGVKDADLVVVCVPVKSIASIVSSFARNLKPGAIVTDVGSVKEEVVKAVEPLMPKGAHFVAAHPIAGTENSGAEFAVRDLYVKRKCILTPTDKTDKEALQKVRALWEAAGSEVVIMDAKTHDIALAAISHLPHVIAYSLVNAIEDIDEEIKDHDILKYTAGGFKDFTRIASSSPEMWADICDMNKAAILSTIEKFERVLTNIKGHISKGEYDAIKADFQRAKDIRDALKK
- the aroF gene encoding 3-deoxy-7-phosphoheptulonate synthase, encoding MIIVLKKDATEQEIEHVVERIKALGLAVHISKGKERTIIGAIGDEAKLAEAPLSAIPGVENVMPILKPYKLVSREFKKETTVLDIGGVKIGGEKVQVIAGPCSVETRELMLDCAEKVKKSGATMLRGGAFKPRTSPYTFQGLGEDGLKLMAEAKKATGLPLVSELMDPRDIDLLCKYVDIIQIGARNMQNFRLLLEAGKAGKPVLLKRGLANTIAELLMSAEYVASQGNSNIIFCERGIRTFETALRNTLDFSAVPVLKEETHLPVFIDPSHAAGKWNFVSALSKAAVAIGADGLLIEVHSDPENALCDGAQSLKPKKFDVLMNELRAIAKAIGRTL